Within Mauremys mutica isolate MM-2020 ecotype Southern chromosome 24, ASM2049712v1, whole genome shotgun sequence, the genomic segment AGGTCGGGGTAGAAGATGTTGAACTTGTAGCCCTGGACGATCTTGGGCGGCGGGTTGTCGAAGTCGTAGTGCGTCTGGTTGTACTTGTTCCACTCGAAGCCCGTGTGGACCCGGTTGAAGAAGCGGGGCTTGCGGGGCCGGTACTTATCCGCCCACAGGTAGGCCTTGCCCGTCAGGGGCATCTCCACACTGAACTGGGCCTCGTCGGCGCCCATGCCCTCCTTGGCCCTGCGGAAGAAAATGTCCTCGGCGCTCTCGCTAGCGTCGCCTgcggaggaaggggcaggggctggttagtGGGTGGGGCCTGCAGCACTACTGCTCCGGGGGCTGGTTAGTGGGTGGGGCCTGCAGCACTACTGCTCCGGGGGCACAGGCCTGGCACCATCCCAGGGTGATCCAGCCCAGCAGGACCCAGCCTGGGAAGGGGACTTGAGGCCTGACTGTTCCACCCCCGGCAGCCCGAGGCCTTGAGCTGGGGGCCGCTCTGAGGCATGctaaggaggggagggaggagcccgCACGCTCTTCTACTGGTTACAATGCCAGGGGCCAGGCCGGAGGCCGCTGAGATCAGGGGGTAGGGGGTGCAGAGGGCCCCGGCTCCACGGGATGGGCTGGCTGCTTCATAGGAGGCAATAACCTGGGGAGATGATCCACTAACCTGGGGTCTGGGTGTCCCTGGTCTGCTCAGGCTCCGCCAgcccctcatcccacaccccctgGGGCGGGCACAGACTCCCAGGGCTTTGCTGAGTCTGTCCCAAGGAGGCTGCCAGGCCTTCCTcggagagctgctgctctcctagAGACCCAGGCCTTGCGCCCAGTGGGGCAGGCCCTGCCTGAATGAACCTGCCTGCCAGGCAGCACCTCTCGGTGACGCAGAGACCCTGAGGAGATGGACACACCCaggccagccagcagctgctacCTGTGGCCTGGAGCTGTTGTCTCAAGAGCAGCAGCCGCTGGAGATCCTCCTCGGCCTCAAGCACGTGCGCGTCGCAGGGCAGCTCGTGGGAGttcagcagcctggggctgtacCTCCCGGCGTCGTAGTCGTCCAGGCTCTGCTGAATCAGGTCCTCCTCCATCAGcaccgcctccccctccccctcccccttggcctCCGAGGGGGCTCCCTCCGTGGAGGGGCCCGGCTGCGCTGCAGCGCTCTCCTCCGGGTCCGGCCTgcaaggcagaggggagagaggttaCGCCGCTGGGGGCCGGGTCACGcagtgaggagtctgtgctcccATAGGGCACTGCCCTCTGTGGCTGAGTGCGAGGGGCCGGGCTGCCCCATGTGCCACAATGCCTCTCCCCTGTGCCGGCCTGGCGCCCTCgagctgctgcagcctccacAGGCCAAACACagcaaactgctgctgctccagggcaACCATCCCAGCGCCCTTCCTCCCAGGAGAGGACCTCTGGCAGGCAGGGGAACGGAGACACCCCGCAAACACTACACTCAGAAGGGGGCcttctgctgcccagggctggggcaaggggatgATCCATGCCCCAGAAGGGAAGAACCCACCCTGCAGCGCTCGCGACAAGGCACCGACGCTGGCCTCTGGAAGGATGGGGGCACCTTGCTGGGTCCATCGTCTGGGGGTCGATGGGGGGAATATTTGCCTAAAACGGCAGGAACCCGACTGGAGGGGACCCCTCAGGTGCCGTTAGCCTCTTTGATTGAGGCTGAGcagctgggaaggaggagaggtgTGATCCACCCCCAGGAGCAATTTCCAGCCCCCGCCCCATGGCTGCTGCCGCTGGGTGGGTGCACAGGAGTCTTGGTATGGAGTCGTGCTGGCTCAGTGAATGGCACCAACGGGGGGGAAGGGAACGGTACTGGAGGGTCTatggcagcggttctcaaccaggggtccgcagccccctgggtgtCCGCGAGCCCTTtcaagggggctgtggggccccgcggggctgaagccccgatcCCCGGCGCCCCccgcggggctgaagccccgatcCCCTCCGGCGCAGTGGCACAAACAGCTCCTGGCAGAAGAATGTCCTAGCGAggttgtactgagcatgctcactcaAATTGAGCCGGCTCAGCAGTTAGCTGCTACTGGTGGGGAGATGTGCCGGTGCCTGGAGCAGGCAgcgttcccttcccccccactggCGCCCTGCCCCGGGttgaagctgctcctcagctcttGGCCCCTTGTGCTCACACAGAGGCAGCTGGTAAGAGCCGCCCGGGTGGGGAGACCCGGCTCTGTGGCTCCAGACCCCTCTGGGAACAGGGATCGCAGGGAGtcctcccagcacacagcccctaatACCCCTCTCCCTGGGCCCTGCAGTTCTTATAGCAGATTGAGGCAGGCCTCAGCGAGAAAAAGGTTCTGCGGGGCAgggctccattcctggctctAGAAGAGGGGTGGTCTGGGGGGAGAGCCGGGGCTGCAGGAGCTACGAACCCTGTCTGTACAAAGGGACATGGCTGCCAGTCTAGCaatgggttctactcccagcatTGCCAGAACTGGACGGGTGCAACCTCTCACCGGTACCAACAGACCGACCGCTGCCGTCTCCTGCAGCAGGAGGCCTTGGGCGGCGGGGAGGGAAGTGCTCAGAAACCGCAGGGTTCAGCGGAGCAGGGCACAAACTCACCATGTCCAAGCTCCCCGccagtgcccttcccccagctcaaGAGTATTTTGTGGGGCAGGTCAGTCTCTCCTCGCTCCTGACGTGTCAACAGTGACTCCCCCTGCTGGGATTGCGGCAGCCTGGCGCACCCCTCTGTAAAACCAGCCAGGTAACCATGTATCCCCTGGGAGCCGGCCCATCACCCCGGACACTAGATCTGACCGACGGCAGCCCAGAGATGGAGGGATCACATGAAACCTGCCCACACCTACGCTTCCCATCTGTGTGCACAACAGTGCTCGAAGCCAGCCGACCGTCCCGCTGCCTGGGAGCTGGATCTCGGGAACGTCTCAATTCGATGAACTCCCCCCAGCCCGACGGTCAACCCAACCGGACGTCACGGGCGGCTTTTATAGAGGTTTGGGACTCCAACTGTTACTAAATACCTCATCGCAAACCTTGTCCATGGGACATGCCAGCAACCCTCTGCCCTTCACCCACAGATTTCAAGGCGCTTTACGAAGGAGGCTTCACTTGGTAGCATTGCTGGGCAGACGGGGAAGCCGAGGAGAGCAAGGGGAAGTGACTTCGGCAAAGTCACAGCGAGGCAGCAGCAAAACCTGGAACTGAACCCTGGGGTCCTGTGCTCTACCTGCTGGGCCGTGCTGTTCAGCCGTCGGCTCACTGACTTGGGGGACGCTCCGCAGAGGGAGCGCTCTCAGGGGCTGCTCAGCTTCTGGCACCAGAAGGAAATCGCCCGCCCTGCGTACCTGTCGCTGGGAGAAGATGGCTCCTTCTTCAGGATGGGGAAAAGCGGCTCGCTCTCCACTCCCTGCTCCTGCTTCAGCTTGTACAGCTTCTGGCGCAGCACGTCCTGGTGCCGCTCCCGGAGCCTGCAATAAAGAGATGAGAGCAAAGGGTGAGGCCCCCAGCAcagccttccctgagcccccccgggctgggacgcCCTTGGCATTCACTCACTATGCTTCACCCACACAACACCAGAGCGAGGTGTGAAACACAGACTCAGCGCCCAGGTCCTGCCCTGAAGGTTCCAGCAATGCTCCCAGACGGGCCACGGCGGGCGCACAGCTCCCTCCTGCAATCTGATGGCTCAGGGTcagacagcctgagccccagtcaATGTGGGAGGTGATGAAAGAGGAGCGGACTCAGTATTAGCCTTAGTCCAGTGCAGCGTCTGAACCTGCCACCCAGGCTAAAGGAGACGTGGGGcactctccttcccctcagcccaggaagggaagcaacccataaccagcagggggagggggcttttTAGCCCATGTCTGGCGTGGCATGTTGGCACACCTCCCACCCCCGTGCTCTGAGACACAATTCCCTAATACCACCCACTGCAGGCGGGTGTTTGACACCCCACCTTGAGGGTGCAGCCCTGACCCAGGCGGGATAGGCTCCCTCTCCCGCTCACCTGGCCCGGGCCATATACGCTTTAAGCTGCTGCAGCAAACTCTCCCAGTAACCGATGTCCAGGTTGGGCCCCCCTGCTTGGATCTTGCCCTCGATCCCTTGGAAGATCACTTGGAGCTGGTTGTACGTCTTCCCCTTGAACACGGTCTGCACGTCCGAGCTGACGGAGGCATTGACTCCTTCTCGGCGCTCTCCTGTCGTGCGGACAGACGAGGGTTAACGGGGGCTAAGGTTCCTGAGCCACGATGCAGAGCCTAGGCCTGCACTGAGCCACCCCTCCAGGATCGGACACTCCATCAATGcaccctcactgctggtgcacgaACCCCACTGAACCCCTGCTGGATTCCCCCTGCCCAGATGTCAGGTGTTGCTCGGCTAATCCCAGCACCTTCTGTCCAGCCAGAGCCCACCAGGCGCAGCCTGAAGGCCGTCTGAACGGGGCCATTTGGCAGGGCCCAACGCTGCCAAGCACAGCGTGCCCTCGATTCCCTTTGATGGGCATTGAGTGCCAAGCACCGTTCAGGATGGGGGCCTGGGCCACACCCACACCTTCAGCAGGCTCTTGGCTGAGAGTCCCTAACCCAGGAGCTCGGGCTCAGGCGACAGGATCGTGCTCTCAGCATGTGCCGCTGCCGCTCACTGCCCTGGTGGTTCTGCAGCAACCTCCGGGCCCCATCTCTTCGTGGGCAGGACGGGGCCGCAGTGCCACTGAGCGCCAACAGGAAGAGCAGTAACAGCACATGGGCGCCCCCTGGCAGCAGCCACAGAAATCGCAACGGCAGGAGAGCAAAGCCCTTTGATACAGGCCAGGGAAGCGACTGGGGAGCTGCAATCACTGAGACTGAGTTTTACCAGCCAGAGCTGACACCACCGCTGGCCGACAAGCCACTGCACGTTACTGAGTTCTCTGTACAAAGGTGGGGGAGTTCTCCTGGCTTGGTTACAGCCTCCAGAGTCAGCCGGCACCTGCAATCCGGGACAGCCGAGGGCTCGACTAGAGCCAGGCAACCGAGAGTCCCAGGGCCAGGAATCGCCCCCACTCCAGAACCACGGTTCCACGTAGCTCTGGATTATTTTAAAGCACCCTCGAGCCTGCTTGGCACTACATGGACAGTGCAGAGCTCACAGCAGGGGGTCACCACCTCAGTGACAACAGCTCAGAGAGGAGAAGCAATTTGACAAAGGTCAGAGAGTGAGATGGGGCAGAGCAGAACACAGGCCTCTGCTCTAACTAGTAGGCCACGCTCCCCTCTATCACCTGCACTGCTGTGTATAAGCAATGCAGGTGCTGACAGCCAGCGTTCCCCTCCCCCTTACCTGGGCCTTTCCCAGAAGCCTCTAGTTTACGGAGTTTGGCTATCTCGTCCTCAGTGATAATGGTCATGTCCCTCCAGAAATCCACATTCTTGCCCTGTTCCAGTTCCATGTAAACCTGAAACAAAGAGCCATGTGAAGTCAGAGGCGAGGCCTGGCCTGGCGCTGCTGTTTGAATCAGGCCATTTGCCAGCTGCAGGTGAGCACCTGAGGCAGGGCTGATGAGCACCAGAGGTGGGGCACAGGGACAGCATGCAAAGGACAGGACGGAagctcaggggctgctcagcTTCTGGCACCAGAAGGAAATCTGCATCTAACCTCCCCAGCTAGAGAATGGAGGCCTGGAAGCAGCAGTACTGGGAAAAGTACCTGGATATCTTCCAGCAGATCCTCCATGTCGGAGACCGTCAGGCCATTCAGGAATGTGTAAGGCTCATGCATTTCCACTGCCAGGTCGTCATCCTCTGCACTGATGTACTTGGCCAGCAAGTCGATGGGTTTGGCTCGGCCGTCCCGGATCCGGATTTTTGATCTGCAGGGAACAAGAGAACACACTGAGCTCCAGCTACCAGGTCTCGGACCTTGCCTGCCCCCAGCACACAGGCCTGAGACAAGTCACTGGTGCCCACCTACCGCAGCTTGGCCTGGTGGAGGTGGAAGTTGTCCTCTTGCTCCTCCCAGGTTTTGAAGTGCTCCGCCTCCTTCTCCCGCTGCAGCATCTCCAGCTCCTGCTCGCGCATTGCCTTTTCTCGCTCCCGTTCCAAGCGCAGCTGCTTCACCTGTCTCAGAGGGAGGGAAGACCGTTGCAGTGCACAGCCTGGGGCACCATCCATTCCCCAAAGGCTCAGCCGCTCCCAGCATGTGAACTCATGGATGCTAGCTTCAAATCCAACCCAGCGCAAAACTGCCCCATTTCCCACGATGGGCCCTGCCCTTACAGGGAGTGGGAGGGCACCAAGCAAGAGGAGACACATGAGAACCAATGCTGGCGTGGACAAGAGGAGAGCTGAAACTCACTAGATACCAGCAGCACAGACCCCTGACTGGGCccatgctcagggctggggggtacTGAGATCTCTGTTGGTTTAATAGTGTGTCGTTAAAGAGACCAGGGACCAGCTCATTCTGAGGATTCAGTATTGAGAACAGGGCACCACCTCTGTGCAGAATCAAGAACCTGGACCACCACACATGCCACTCTCTTCACCCAAAGATGGGAGCATTAGACTTGGTggaggcaggaggggtgggagggagagataaGACAGCCACCAGTAACCAAGTGACTTATATCGGGACCAGTGTCCTCGCCTGCATTAGCTCCGCTGCAGGTCAtaggcagagaagggctactggcTCTCACCTTCTGCAGCTCCAGGCGATTGTCCTCCTGGATTCGCTTGTTTCTCTCCTTCAGTTCTTTCTCCTCCAGGTGGCCGATCCCTTTCTTCTCCAGGGCCTATAATCAATAAGGCACCAAGAGTAAGCAGGCCCCCAACAGGCCTCTCAGTTGCCATTTGTGACGTGGCAGGAAGTCCCCAATACAAGCCCTCTACAGGGTGCTAAGTACATACCATCCACACACTCCACCTCACTGCAGATGATGCTGTGGGACTAGAACTCAGCCAGTGGCCCCCAGGAATTTAGCTGTGGCAGACTCAACGTGGATACACAAAGAGCCACCATCCCATTTAAATGACCATTAAGCTTTATGTAATGCTTAGGTTTTCAATGGCAGGCCGAATAAAACTGCAGTGGATCTTTAAGATAATCGCTCGAAACAAGTGGGTGCCTCTCCAGTGTGTCCTCAATGCAGGTTTCACCCTCACTTTTGCTTTGCTGTTCCTAGCGTTTTCAAATTCCTCCCCCAACTCATCCCAAGCAAATgtgtccctccctgcacctcagcATCCCTGACCCTGCACCATCACCTCTTGGCCCTCTGCGCAGCAGCTCAGCTGGTATGTGCAATGCTGAACTGACTGAGGTTCCCAGGGGAAAGCTCTACCATGGGGAGCAGCACAGCCCTGATTATCTCATGACACAGgaagcttgggggaggggaaagcccaTTTATCCCCCCCACCTCACTGCCCGTTGAGGTAGAGAGAGGCCTCACCTTGCTCCAGATGAAGGTGCCTAGCAGGTTGTTGTCCCCAAAGGGGTTATCGGTGTTGGTGTAGCCCATGtattcctccccccagcccatctTCTCACGCTTTTTCCTCTCTTTGGCTTCCTTCTTCGCCAGCCGCCTAGCCCTCTTCTCCTCCGGTGTCTCCAATGCCTTCATCATCTCAGCCTGCTTCTTCTTCTCCTCTTTCAGCCTGAGTCGCTCCTGAAGGCTCAGCTgttgccccagctcctcccttgaGCTCTGGGAACGTGAAGGAGAGGGAGATGTGACGGAAGACACAGAAGACCTGGAACTGGATCGCTTTCTTCTCCGCTCTCTGCTGCGgcctcttttcttctctctctctgcctcagagtCTGAGCTAGAGGAGCCATCCCGTGACCGAGCGCGGTGTTTCTTCTTGCTTTTGTGGTGCCCGTCCCTGCTTTTGCTTTTCTTCTTTTGCCATCTCTTTCTCTCATCAGAGTCAGAGCTAGAAGAAAACACCGCCACCCTGGTGAGAGCTACAACCTCAGAGAAAGACTGCAGAGCAGCACAGGGCTGACGCAGCACCCTGCCTATCTAGCTGTCCAAacgttcattcattcattcacccTCACAACCCTGAGATGGGTAAGCGCTCGCCACATTTCACCGCCGGGGAAGTACAGACATGAACCGGGCTACCTAACGCCCCACAGCcagttagtggcagagcc encodes:
- the CACTIN gene encoding cactin produces the protein MGSGSRSPAGRSRHRSRREAGGSRERRRRRSRSGSGGGSSDGGGRARGSETRRRGKPGSGSDSDERKRWQKKKSKSRDGHHKSKKKHRARSRDGSSSSDSEAEREKKRGRSRERRRKRSSSRSSVSSVTSPSPSRSQSSREELGQQLSLQERLRLKEEKKKQAEMMKALETPEEKRARRLAKKEAKERKKREKMGWGEEYMGYTNTDNPFGDNNLLGTFIWSKALEKKGIGHLEEKELKERNKRIQEDNRLELQKVKQLRLEREREKAMREQELEMLQREKEAEHFKTWEEQEDNFHLHQAKLRSKIRIRDGRAKPIDLLAKYISAEDDDLAVEMHEPYTFLNGLTVSDMEDLLEDIQVYMELEQGKNVDFWRDMTIITEDEIAKLRKLEASGKGPGERREGVNASVSSDVQTVFKGKTYNQLQVIFQGIEGKIQAGGPNLDIGYWESLLQQLKAYMARARLRERHQDVLRQKLYKLKQEQGVESEPLFPILKKEPSSPSDRPDPEESAAAQPGPSTEGAPSEAKGEGEGEAVLMEEDLIQQSLDDYDAGRYSPRLLNSHELPCDAHVLEAEEDLQRLLLLRQQLQATGDASESAEDIFFRRAKEGMGADEAQFSVEMPLTGKAYLWADKYRPRKPRFFNRVHTGFEWNKYNQTHYDFDNPPPKIVQGYKFNIFYPDLIDKRSTPEYFLEACQDNKDFAILRFHAGPPYEDIAFKIVNREWEYSHRHGFRCQFANGIFQLWFHFKRYRYRR